Part of the Arachis hypogaea cultivar Tifrunner chromosome 6, arahy.Tifrunner.gnm2.J5K5, whole genome shotgun sequence genome, aagttgcAATATTCTCCAAACTTAGTTAGACTCTTTCTCGTTCAGATGATTGGCCCATGAACAAGGAGTCTAGTCCACTattctccggttacccatcgtaagaAGTTATATAGTCTCATTTTGTCTGGTATGGATAATTACATTACATTACCTGCAGTAGTGGTATTTTCCAACAAATACTTATAGTATTTAATAGTGAAATGGATGTAAACTAATTAagaaattattgaaatttaaCAATGATAGTTATTtcattatagaaaaaaattaaaaatatgtatccCAGCGTAAATAtagcaaaatatattttattcttgaaCCATATTATTTAATATGCAGTttgatattcttaaaatattatgaaaaaatgtatttcaaagttaacttttaaaccggttattgtttttcttttgtaattttctAGCCAGTAGTATAAAATGATGGTGCTGAAAACCGAACTGGATCGGGCGGTTCAAGCCGGTTAACGGAGAACCGGTCAGCTAACCGATCCGAGTAAGCCTAAAATCGCATGGCAAAAAACGGGTGATAGTACCGGCCGAACAGACGGTTAACCGGTGAATCGATAAAACCAGTcggtttttttacggtttttaaaggttaaaaaaaaacaaaccccCATATAACAGCCCAACTTCCCCCTTCTCTCAAAAGAAAACCCTAATACCCCTTTGTATCTCCCTCTGAGTTCTACGTCGCCACCACCCCTTTGAGTTTCAGCGCCGCTACCACCAACAGTAGCGTCACCTTCTTGGCTTCTCTGTCGAGCTCAAAGCACAGTTCGAGTGTTACTATCTGTCGCCGTAGAATCTCTGCCGTTTAACTCCGCCGCCATAGAAAATATGATTGCTGCTTCATTTGTTTTTCGTGTTTTTTGGTTACTGTTGGAGTATTTTTCTTAATGGTTGCTAGTACTTTGTTGAATTTCTTAGAATTATTCTGTTGATTTTAAGAAATTACACTATACAATGATGCCAATAAGTACGgcaccccctttttttttctttgagaaTATGTACTTCATAAGATTTTTTAAAGGatttaaagttatattttttatgacCGAAGTTTTTTACTGTTATATGTAATTTCTAGAAAGTTTATTTAGTtgaaaatttattgaatttaaatattaaaaaggacttcttaattttttataattttatcttatatataaGTAAACTGTTTGAATCCCAGTTAAACCACAGTTAGACTAATAAATTGTTGAACCAGTCATTCTATCGGTTCATTTACTGGTCCGATTTTTGCAACCTTGTATAGAATACATACTGAAATATGCTCATACATTGCGAATAAATTAAACGACAAACAtgttaacataaaaatataatgatggttgattataGTTGCCAAGTTTGTtgtaaaaattatttgtttataaCAATATGATCCTaatatatgaaaaattatatggttaaagaagaaaataaataaacaacgtCGGATGCAGGCTTAAgcgaaaaaattaaatatttatagacTTTTGGCTGTGGGTGACGAGAACTGAGTTGGGCGACTGAAACACGCAATTGTACTCGGTGTTCACTTCAGGTCGTATCAGCGTCCATCATATGTATCACACGCAATTATTGATTTCGTTAATCTCATGTTACTCTTTCAATGGTTCGGCAGATGTTAATTGCACTTCCTTCGACCACGAATAGAAGGCTAATACACACACTTCATGTAATGAATGTACACAAATAGCAAATAGCTGGCTGCAATAATTTCCCATATGAAAGATATAACTTGTGATTCACATTTCATTTATCAATGGTTGAAATGACATTTCATTGGCACTTAATTAGGCAATCTTTTTACCCATCCAATACTATACTCAAGCAAAGATAGAAACTAACACTTCAGAAAATAAAGAGCATAAAGCACAACTATTATATTAGGAAACTGAATTGTCTAATGAACACCAACTTCGACTACTAATTATGCTGGGAACCTCGAACCCAGTCTTGAACTGATATCAGTTATTTGAGTCATCAGCTGCATAGGTAAAAGTAAACATAATTACTCAATTTcgatttgaaaatttattttaaggTGCCACCAGAACATGAGCGCAGAAGTCAGATTTTTGACTAGGAGTAGCTAACCAAAACCACGTACCTGTGCTAGTAATTCATCGGTGTTACTTATCATGTTCCTCTCCCATTCCATAGTATTCTTACGTCCAGTTGCAGCAGGAATTTCATGTTGTAATCTAATCTTCGAACCTGATGCCTCCAAGCAAACCTGTTTAGCCAAATTATTGGGTCCAGGAACACCCTTCTTGCCTTGTTTGAATCAGATTTACACGCCAAACAGCGGAATAGCTACATACACATAAACCGCGGTGGGTTACCGGGTTTTATGTGTAAGCCACTTtcctcataaaccgtggtgacttaCCACGGTTTATGCATGCCATCCATCCTTCGTAAACCGTAGTGACTTACTACGGTTTACACTCAATATTTTTTGCCCCTAAACCGTTGTGacctgccacggtttatgcaGGTTTCGTAAACTGTGGTGGGTTGCCACGGATTACATAGAGTACGTTTTTGCACATGCACGTAACAACAATCAGTTTTGCACATTTAAGTAAAGGATTCtgctattctatttatttaagtaaattgccCTCAATATTACGGCTTAAGATTAAAAAGAAATCTTCAGAGATAAAAACATTACTaattagtaatataaattgcTTCACAATAATTTGTATAAGATTGATTTTATAGATTTTAAAATAATCTACACTGTACAGGAGTAATTGCACAAATAACAAGGATAATTTATCCTCCATTTTAAGGAGAGATCTAGAACAATTGCCTAATATTAATACATAATAACAATAGTAGACCTGTAGATTTAGATTAAGATCAAGATTAGATTATATGgataatattttttcaataaatagattagattagattataagttttttgttgtttaaaattaaaaaggtaAACTATCAAAACTGCTGTGAAAGATTTTAGAGAAGATAAAACTACTTTTCAAAGATCAAAACAACAAAAAGGTTCCAAGAATTAAGAAACGtgtgaaagaaaattaaagaaattattttttataagtagtaaaaaaaatttgtatttaatatttgtctatttaattcaaatattttgATAGTATATAAATAACTATTTAGAATGCGCATATAAATATTCAgtgcaaaatttgatttttaaatttttttatttttataaaaagtttttgTTATTCACAAAAATTAGcaaaaaaattaaccaaatataaaattattaaagtttagatatgaaaatatctcatctttttaattatatttgtaaaagataaaattaggattttatctttagaactctttttgaaaatatatatctaattttcgattaTTTTTGTTATGCTTTTAAAAACAACAATTTTgttattttgattaaattttcgtCAACAATTCTTTTGCTCCGTGAAAATTATATGAATAGCACTCCTAATCCGTATTCAAAAGGTTTTTAGTTGAACATTTTAATTCTCAACAAATTTTAATCACCAAAtcagtttttaatattttgttttgttagataaattattttttatgtcgAAATTTGgtagaaattaaataaattttaataaaaaataacaatatttaaatttaaataattaaaaatttaaaaacagatttgaagaattaaaatttattaacaaaataaaaattctaaaactgatttaaataattaaaatttactgaaaaggaaaagattaaaaatttaacCAAGATATCCCACAAATTTATAAGTTACTACTTACTAGTATTCTCTCTTAAATCTCCAGCTGTATATAAAACACGCAATCTCTCTCTTTTGCAAGTGTATGCGCTTGTGTctctaaaaccccaaaacaaaGACTTAAGGCGGCGACCctattctcttctctcttcttctctcaatTCGATCATGGCAGCTGTTACTCCTTCTTCTGACAGTATCCTTTGTTTTCCCTACCTCTCTTTTTTCTGTTCCTTCATCTCTCGCATAAAGTTTCaatcttttctattcaattctccgTGCTATGCTTTTTATATGTTATGCTCTTCTGTTTCTAATTTATTCATAGGGTTCTTATTGTTTTTCCCTTTCCCTGTTAGTAATTATAGTATTTATCGTTATTTAttcgttctctttttttttaagtaataaaGTTGAATTTGAATGCTCTTTTTGCAATTGCAACCTCTGTGGTTAATTGCATAAGAGTTAAAATATTGATGCTTTATGCATAGTTTCAATTTCCCCACAGGAACTTTGTTGTGTATCATCATATAATAATGATAGTACTAATGTTGAGTTtggttataaacttataattattattattattatctctttTCTTTGTGTTTGCTGCAAAATAGATTTTGTGAAAGTTAATTTTACTTTTCCCTTAACCTTTGCACCAATAGAAGCTGCAGATTTACTGCAAAATTTGTCCCTGGATTCGGAGCCCAAGAACATGGGAGTTCCTGAGCCTGCAAAGAAGGTTATTATTTGACCCTTTTTTTTGTTGCATACATTTTATTTTTGGCTTCTAACATGTGTTTGTTTCTATGCAGAATGGACCTGCTTTCTCCAATGGAGCAGCTAAGGGGATGAATAAGCCATTCAATCCAAATGCAAGTTTTGTTCCGAATGGGTACCATTCTACTGCATACTATTATGGAGGTAAGGTAAGTTACTGTTGCTTATGATGAGGATAGATATATGATTCATAGTGTATACAAAAGAAATGtagacattgccatttgaatgtCATATTATGATGTTTAGAGATTGACACTTCCCCCCCGCTCCAGGTTATGATGGGCAAAGTGACTGGAATATGTATTCTAGGTATATGAATGTTGATGGAGGAATGGCTCAAGTAAGCAACTCTTCATCTTGTTACAAGTTGTGATATGTCTTTCTTGAATGATTTTGAGGATGATGATGCCGAAGTTCTATGGGGTGCTGGCCAATTTCTGCTATATTTTGACTTTTTAAGATGAATTTGATGGTGTGTGGATATGTTTCGGTTCCAAAAAACCATTGTTCCTAATGAATGATAGTTGTTTTGGATTTTCAGTAATTGTTATTTCAAATTGCTGAAATTTATCGTGATCATAAAATTATTAGAGCATAGTCTTCTATTCTTTTGCCACTTTTGTCGTTAGTTTCATCTCTAATTTGTTTTAATTGTTCTTTTACCTTTAAGGTTATAGTTTGTTCTTTTACTTCTATATGATTACACATCAACATAAAAGATGATAGTTGTTTGTCTGATGGATCTAATAACAGGGTGTTTATGGAGATAGCTGCTCTTATATGTACAATCAGGGTTATGGTTATACACCTTATGGAGCGTATCCACCACCGGCCACTTCTCCACCCATTCAACATGATGGTCAACTCTATGGGATGCAACAGTATCACTACCCTTCTTGTTATTACCAATCTCCAGCCTCTACTGATATGCCACATGCTCCCAACAAAATCGGTGTTCCACAAGTGGAGGAAATATCAACTGCAGTTAATGCCGATCATGTTCCTCCATCAAATGTCTTTAATAAAGGGAATACCGTTACCATGGCCAATGGCGACCGCTCAAACAAAAAAGGGTTGAATGCGTTTCTAACAGGTTCCCAGCATGGTTCTTTGAATTCAAATGATTTTTATCAGGTGGCTAACATGCCGGCATGTGTCCCTTTGTCTGGGCATCAGGGTCCAAGAATTAGCACCCATGGCCAACAGTCGGCCTTTCCTTCAGATGTTCCATTAATTTCTGATAGGCAGTCCAAACATGGAGCAAAGGCTGGAATATCTTCATCTGTTGGTCCTCTCAAAGATTTCAATGCACAAAGGAATCAAAGGCTACCTCAGCCACTTCCGCAATTCACGGTACGTTTCAACTTTTCTACATGTTCCTTTTTGTGTTGTGTTATGCACTCAAATGTTCATTTCTCACTCCTATTTGGGTGGAATCTTGTAGCAGTGTGGCTTCTATATGCACAATTGTATCAAAATTTAACTGGAATCATACATTTGGGTTGCAGAACTTTCACAGTTCCAGAGGCTCATCTGGACTGGAACTGGTTTCTGGTTTCATGAACAGGATGTATCCGATCAACAGCGTGTACAGTCGATACGGAAACACATTTAGAGCTGATTCTCGTTATGGATCCACTGCATATGGATCCAGAGCTGGATTCGAGAATAAGCTGAGAGGCACAGGTGATGGTTATGGTGTTGACCATTTAAGAAAGAACGTTGATGGATTTGGCGAGATGAATAAAGGACCCAGATCTATCAGGAATTCTGATAATAAGGGCACTAAAAGTCTTGGACCTGTCACCTTATTACTGAAGGGACAGGACCTTCCAGTGAAGAGTGATTCAGATAACAAGGAAGCGACTCTGGCTCCCAAGAAGGAGCAATACAATGGGGAACATCTTCCTGAGAATTACACTGATGCAAAATTCTTTGTTATTAAATCCTATAGCGAAGATGATGTTcacaaaagtataaaatataGCGTTTGGGCTAGCACCCCTAATGGAAATAAAAAGCTGGATGCAGCATATCAGGAAGCCAAGGAGAAGTCTTGTCCCATATTTCTGTTATTTTCGGTGAGTGTGATATGCAGCAATTTGTTGCTAAATTCTTGGATTTTCTTTGTTAAACTAACGTGAGTGTTCCTCTGGCATTCATTTTATTTGGCTACAGGTCAACACTAGTGGGCAATTTGTTGGTTTAGCAGAGATGGTTGGCCCTGTCGACTTCGGCAAAACTGTAGAATACTGGCAGCAGGACAGGTGGACCGGTTGCTTTGCCGTCAAGTGGCATATAATAAAGGACATCCCAAATAGCATTTTGAGGCACATAACACTGGAGAACAATGAGCATAGACCTGTTACAAATAGCAGGGACACTCAAGAGGTATATGCACTGCCTTGTTTTGCCACAACATATCCCAGCTCCTTATCAATTAAAATTTCATCCTTTATATGTGTCATTTTGCAGGTTCAGTTTGACAAGGGCATTCAGATTGTCAAAATTTTCAAGGAGCATTCAAGCAAAGCATGCATCTTGGACGATTTTGGGTTTTACGAGACACGGGAAAAGGCCACTCAGGAAAGGAAATCCAAGGAACATGCAAAACAGGTAATTACATTGCTTTAGTTGCTCATGTTTTGATAACTTCTCCACATTTGGCATATTCTATATAAATTTTCAATGATATTCCCTGTATCTTTCGCCTCTTCGAAGTGGCCATTTTTTCCTTTCTGATTATTAAGCTTTTGTTAATCATCTGATCAAAATAACAGGTTAGCAACCCTAGTGAAATAACAATTGGGACAATTGTATTACCCAAATCTCTTGAGGGCTCATTGCTGAATGGATCAGCCGCTGCTGATGCAACCGAAGGAAAAGGGAATGGAGCCATCACAGTACTTGAAAACTCCTCGAAAAGCTGTTAAACTACAgaaagaaatttaatttttgccTTTTAGAgtcttgattttattttttattttttttttttatctagttCCTTTAGTCATCttgagagtgagtgagtgagtgagggagtgtatgtgtgtgtgtgtgtgtgttttttttttctttttatttgggttAAATTATGATAAGAGTGGTGTTTTACAAGAGCTTTAAATTATCCCATCCCTAGTTGACCTTGGAGACAGAATACTAttttagctattttaataaattgTAAGTTATTATTAAAATAAGCCAAATCAAAAACACCCCAACTGAAACCAGCTATGTACAAACATAGCCTAAATGTGAGATcgaggataatttttttttttttggtgatacAAGGATAATATTACAAAATGTGTGATCGTCAAaatgagttaaaaataaaatgattttaAAAGTATAATCGGATCGGAGAAAAGGCCTAGGTGATGCATTTGGATCTCCAACGCAttttaacaaggaaaataaaaagtACTGGCATTGGGTTACAAGGCTTTTCTGAACTTCTATTTGATGAAACTGACAAATCTTGggttataatatattatttaaacaaTCAGGAgggttgtatttttttattaagtttaattatgatattaaattttataattttattaaatt contains:
- the LOC112697002 gene encoding YTH domain-containing protein ECT4 isoform X2, which codes for MAAVTPSSDKAADLLQNLSLDSEPKNMGVPEPAKKNGPAFSNGAAKGMNKPFNPNASFVPNGYHSTAYYYGGYDGQSDWNMYSRYMNVDGGMAQGVYGDSCSYMYNQGYGYTPYGAYPPPATSPPIQHDGQLYGMQQYHYPSCYYQSPASTDMPHAPNKIGVPQVEEISTAVNADHVPPSNVFNKGNTVTMANGDRSNKKGLNAFLTGSQHGSLNSNDFYQVANMPACVPLSGHQGPRISTHGQQSAFPSDVPLISDRQSKHGAKAGISSSVGPLKDFNAQRNQRLPQPLPQFTNFHSSRGSSGLELVSGFMNRMYPINSVYSRYGNTFRADSRYGSTAYGSRAGFENKLRGTGDGYGVDHLRKNVDGFGEMNKGPRSIRNSDNKGTKSLGPVTLLLKGQDLPVKSDSDNKEATLAPKKEQYNGEHLPENYTDAKFFVIKSYSEDDVHKSIKYSVWASTPNGNKKLDAAYQEAKEKSCPIFLLFSVNTSGQFVGLAEMVGPVDFGKTVEYWQQDRWTGCFAVKWHIIKDIPNSILRHITLENNEHRPVTNSRDTQEVQFDKGIQIVKIFKEHSSKACILDDFGFYETREKATQERKSKEHAKQVSNPSEITIGTIVLPKSLEGSLLNGSAAADATEGKGNGAITVLENSSKSC
- the LOC112697002 gene encoding YTH domain-containing protein ECT2 isoform X1 encodes the protein MYSRYMNVDGGMAQGVYGDSCSYMYNQGYGYTPYGAYPPPATSPPIQHDGQLYGMQQYHYPSCYYQSPASTDMPHAPNKIGVPQVEEISTAVNADHVPPSNVFNKGNTVTMANGDRSNKKGLNAFLTGSQHGSLNSNDFYQVANMPACVPLSGHQGPRISTHGQQSAFPSDVPLISDRQSKHGAKAGISSSVGPLKDFNAQRNQRLPQPLPQFTNFHSSRGSSGLELVSGFMNRMYPINSVYSRYGNTFRADSRYGSTAYGSRAGFENKLRGTGDGYGVDHLRKNVDGFGEMNKGPRSIRNSDNKGTKSLGPVTLLLKGQDLPVKSDSDNKEATLAPKKEQYNGEHLPENYTDAKFFVIKSYSEDDVHKSIKYSVWASTPNGNKKLDAAYQEAKEKSCPIFLLFSVNTSGQFVGLAEMVGPVDFGKTVEYWQQDRWTGCFAVKWHIIKDIPNSILRHITLENNEHRPVTNSRDTQEVQFDKGIQIVKIFKEHSSKACILDDFGFYETREKATQERKSKEHAKQVSNPSEITIGTIVLPKSLEGSLLNGSAAADATEGKGNGAITVLENSSKSC